GGATAATTTTCGAACAGTTCGATTTTTTTATCTGTCATACGTTTGTACCTCCTTTTATTGGTTGTTAAATTATAAATTATTAAATTATAGATTATACCAAATAAAAAAATATATCAAGCGATAAAAAATAGGTTTTTTTAATTTTTTTTGATATTGTTATGGTATATTTTTATGTAAATTTATTATAATTTATCATTTTATAAAAAAATTATATAGTTTTATAATTAAAATAATGTTTGTAAAATACAAAAAATTATAAAAAGTTTATTAATATTTTAATTAAAAATTATTTTGTATACTTCTTTATAAATTTTTCTACTACATCAAACATATCTTTAGTCCAAAACTGCCAATCGCTATGATCAGCATTTTTTACAGTATAAAACTCATAAACTCTATTTTCTTTTTTTAACTTATCAGCTAAAATTTTACTCTGACTAAATGGCACAACACTATCAGTATCACCATGTGCTAAAAATATAGGCGGTAAATTATCAGCTTTTGAAATCTCATAATAAGGACTTGCTTTTTTTGCTTCTTCAGGATAATCATAAACATTTTTTCTTCCTATTAATATTCCTTCAGGACTCTCAGCATCTCCTGTAGTAGTTTTTAATGGGTCATTTCTCATTTCAAGTATATCTGTTGGCGGATAATATGCAATTATCGCATTCATATAAGGTATTGTATTATCATTATCGCTTAAAGGTATTGCTGTAAATAAAGCAGTATGTGCTCCTGATGAAGTTCCCCAAACAAATACATTATTAGTATCAACATTATATTTATCTGCATTATTTATCATAAAATTAAGTGCGTCTCTTGCATCTTCAATTTGTGCTGGAAAAATTGCTTCATCGCTTGGTCTATATTCAACTATAGAAACAACATAGCCTCTTCTAGCAAAATCTCCCATCACTACTAAATTCTGATAAACATTCTGCTTTCTCCATCTTGAACCTTGTATAAATAAAACTAATGGATATTTTGAGTTTGTATCATTTCTTTTTAGTTTTGGTGTTAATATTTGAAGAGATAAATCAATGCCGTCTTTATTTGTGTAAATAACATTTGGTGTGTAATCAACATTAAAAACAGTATTTTTTTCTTCTAATACTATATTGCCTTCTTCATTTGTGTATATTGTAAAATTATTCATACTATTATTTCCTTCATTTTTAGATGAATTATTACAAGAAACAAAAATCAAACAAAAAATAAAAATCATTAAAATTTTTTTCATTTGTGCTCCTAAATGTATATAAAAACATGTTTATATTTAGATATTACTAAAAATGTTTTATTATGTCAAATTTTTTATGCGTTAGATGAAATTATTTAAAAGTGTATAGTTGAATGAAAATAATAAAATGAAATCAAGAAATTAATTCAAAAACTAAAATATTATATATTAATTTATTTTATAATATTTTATTTATGCAATTATTAATATATAACTATACTGCATAAAATAATGCAGTATAGTTACTATTTATTAAATAAAAATTATTTTTTATATTTGTTTATAAACTCTTCAACAATATCAAACATATCTTTAGTCCAAAACTGCCAATCACCATGATCTGCATCTTTTAAAGCATAAAACTCATAAACTCTATTTTCTTCTTTTAATTTATCAGCTAAAATTTTACTTTGATTAAAAGGAACCAAATTATCACCTGTACCATGTACTAAAAATATAGGAGGCAGCTCTTTAGCCTTTGAAATCTCATAATAAGGGCTTATCTTTTTAGCTTCTTCTGGATAGTCATAAACATTCTTTCTTCCTATTAATATGCCTTCAGGGCTCTCAGCATCTCCTGTAGTAGAACCTAAAGGATCATTTCTCATTTCAAGTAAATCTGTAGGAGGATAATATGCTATAATGACATTCATATTTGGTATTGTGTTATCATTATCACTCAAAGGTATTGCTGTAAATAATGCAGTATGTCCGCCTGATGAATCTCCCCACACAAATAAATTGTTTGTATCAGCATTATATTTATCAGCATTATCAAGCATAAATTTAATAGCATCTCTTGCATCTTCTATTTGTGCTGGAAAAACTGCTGTGTCGCTTGGTCTATATTCAACTATAGCAACAACATATCCTCTCCTCGCAAAATCTCCAAGAGCAACCAAATTTCTATACACATTTTGTTTTCTCCATGCCGAACCCTGTATATAAACTATTAATGGATATTTAGCATTTGTATCAACATTAAGAAGTCTAGGAATCATTATTTGAAGAGTTAAATCTGTATTGTCTTTTCTAGCATATACAACATTTGGAATATATTCCATACTATAATGAATATTCTTTTGTTCAAATGTTACACTTCCATCTTCATTTGTAGTTGTTATTATAGTGTCCATATTACCTTCTACATTGTTGTTTGACTTACTGCATGAAACAAATATAATCAAAAAACTTAAAACAATCAATATATTTCTCATTTTTAAAACTCCTGTAAATAAAAACATGTTTATATTTATATATTACATGGATTTTATATTATGTCAATTGTTTAATATATTAGATTCAAAATTATATTAATTGTTAATTTATTTTTTGCTTTCTACTATTGTTTATTTAAATTTTTTTTGATAAACATGCTTATAAAACCATTAGCCCAACTTAATGTTCCTATCTTTATACCAATGATTAGATACTCAAAAAAATTCATCTTTTTATCAGATAAAAACTTTATATCTATATAATCATCATCTAAATTGTTCTCAAAATATCCATGATTAAAATCAAATTTATGATAGCCCGTGCCATCAAAACCAATATTGTTTGTAAAAGATTTTTTTGACGGCCAAACACATAATTTTTTTCTCTGATACATTGCAAATGAATAATAAATATCCCATAAATTGTTTTGAATATAAAGATTATTCTTTACAGCTTTTTTTATAGCTAATAAATGAAACCATGAAAATACTCCGCCGAATATTTTATGTTTAATACTTTTGTTATACCAAGAAGTATCACAAGTATCCCAAGCTATATCATTCCATTTATTTCTCCAAGTACCCCAGCCCCAGCTATGAAAAGCATATGTAAATATAACATCATGCTTATGCCTTTTAGTTGCTTGTTTATGAGCAAATGCAGTTACAGCAACAACATCTTCATCGTCTTTATAATAATTTAAGGCGTTATTCATAAACTCAAGAAAATATTTATTAGTTTCAATATCATCTTCTAAGCCTATAAAATATTCATGATTTTCAAATATGGTATTTACTGCTTTTACAGTAGAATATTTGATGCCTAAATTTTGTTCAGCTTCATACACATAAACATTTTTAAAACCATCTTTTACAGTTTTAAGATATTCTCTAAGTTCAGAAACTGACTTTTCATCTTCTTTTTTGCTAGGGGCATCTGAAAATATATATAAATCTGTCTCAGATGCTAAAGTGTTTTTCTTTAATGCTTCAATTACTCTTTTTGTGTGTTCAAGTCTATTGTATACTACCAATCCAACAGGTGCTAAGTTCATAATAAATCTCCATTTAATTTTATTAATATATATTTAGTATATTTTGTAAGTAAAGTTTTTTTATAAGTAAATAAAATTTATTAAGTAATATAAATATTGAAAAGAGTTATTGTTTTGATATTTTGAAAATAAGCAGAAAGATATATTATTTTATTCTTTAGAATTAAATAATATTTTGAGAAAATCAAATATGTTTTTAATATAAAATTAATTATAAGAAAGTCGTTTAATGATAATATATACTCATTCTTATAAGGAATGATTGATATTTTATTAGATATTAATGAGTTTTTAAATTCGAGTTCCATAATAAAAAATACTACATATTATTTTGTTGGCAAACATAATAACAAATTTTGATATTTAGTAAATATGAATATATGATATTTTTGTTTTTAAAGTTTACTTAATATACTATTTTAGTTGTTTTTTATAGCTAATATTTAATATATTTTAGTTTTAATTAGTATTATTATATAACATAATAAAATTAAAAAATACTATATATGGTAATAAATATTTATGTGATATTAAAAGTTAATTTTTGTTATTTAAAATAAAAAACCGACCTGTTTACAAGAAACAAGTCGGATATCTATAAAACTAATTTTGGTTATCGTGGAATTTTAGTTTAATGAAGGTAAGTACCAAGTTATACCTGTAGTAGTTTCAAATAATACAGGAGATAGATTAGCATTAGCAGAAGTACCTTGTTGACCATTTACATTACCATTAACATCCATCTCAAAGTACCATTCTAAGTCTTCAACAGGAGTTACATACATTTCTGCATAAGCCTGCCAAGTTAAATAATGCTGAGTTTCTTGTACTGAACCTGCTTCTTTTCTTTTTTGTGAAGTTACTGCATAACCTAAACCAGGTTCAAAATAAAGAGATACTATATCACTGCTTGCTGCCAAAGATAATATTGGTTTAACAGCTACATAGAAAGGACTAACATCATATATGTCTGATTGCTTTTGAGTATTTAAATCTATAGCATTTGCACCATTATTATAATTATTATACATATTTTCTAATGTATAATTGCGACCGAACTGATCAAGAGTAGCATAATTTCCTTTTAATGCTTGGTGATACTCTATTCTGATATAAGGATTAACTGCTACATTACCCACTTGAGTATTTAAGAAATATAATCTTAACTGCAAGCCAAGAGTTTCAATAGCATTTTTAGTTGTACCATTTTCCCAAGTACCGTTTTTATATGAAGCATATAATCTTATTAAATTAAATGCATCTATTCCTGTATAATATCTTAATTCTATTTGATTAAATCCTACACCAGTAAATTTACTACCTGCTACTCCATTAACTTTATCTGTTACAGCAACTTGTATAGGTGCTGCTATTCTTAAATTATTGTTTAAAGCATTAAATACTAATGTAGGTGTATGAACTTGTAAATATTTGTCTACATAATTGAAGTTATATCCTACCCCTATACCAAACATATCAGAAGTGTATCCTATACCTGCAGACAAAGTAGGGTTAAAATCAACCTTATTATTTTCTGTAGTACTAGGGCTTAGTATAGAACCCATCCAACCTTGATCAGCGTAAACACCAAAAGTACCTTTTATTGTACCATTTCCTAAAGTGAAGCCCAACTGATTCATTCTAGCTCTTAATTGATTGCCATGTACGAGGAAGTTAATCCAGTCATCACCGTCTACACCATACATACCAAATGCTGAAACTGATGTCATTAATAAAGAACCTATTACAGCAACTAAGAACTTTATTTTTTTGCTAACTTTTTGTATCATAAAGTTATCTCCTAAATATTTTTTATACTATTACCCATTGCTGAGTATAAGCATCAATATAACTGCTGAACAAATTTCTTTGTTCAGCATTAGAGAAAAAGTTTTATTAACTACAAGTATTGTAAAAAAAAAAAAAAAAAAACAATATGAAAATATGATATTTTTGATATTTTTTACTTAAATACAGAAAAAATTTTGTGCAAATATGAGGCTTTGTTTTCGGGCAAAATTTCGATGGATTGGGCGGCGACTGCCCGCGGCGCGCCCGAAGGGTAGCGCCTTAGGGGGTCGCCACCGAAAGTGCCTGCGACCGAATGTATAGGCCTTCAGGGCGACCGTAGGAAGTACCCGCGACTGAAAGGAGCGTGGGTATGGCTGTAGGGAGCGGTGCTAGCTGACTATTTAGCTTAACAAATTCATCAAAATTTGAACGACCTTTAGGCTTCCACCACAATCTGTATACAAATTTACAGTATACACCCCGCACGCAGAACTAAATTTAAAATATTTATAAAATTATCATTAAAATTTTATTATATTAAAAAAGTTTGTTGCACCGTGCGGTTATAATTTTTGCAATATTTTTTATTTATAAATAAATACCCAAACAACTATATTTTGTCAAAAATGAATTTTTAAAATTAAAATATTTGCGGGGCTTTGCCCCGCACCCCAGTTCTTTTGCCGATAGGCACCTACTCGGTATTGGTATAAAAGAACCAAAAAAACTGCATTTTTAATCTAAATTTAGGTTATATCCACATTTAATATATATGTTTTTTATATAAAGTTTTAGTAATTGCTTTTTTGAGAAACTTGCCTGCGACCGAAGGAAGTGCCCGTGGTGCGACCGAAGGAAGTGCCCGTGGTGCGACCGAAGGAAGTGCCTGCGGGGCAAATCTACTATTTAGTCCGAAAATTCATCAATTTGCCCGCCCTTTAGGCTCTTTGTCTGTATTTTCAATTCTTACTTTGCTATGATTTTCTGCTTTAGCCACTATCTTAGGCTTCCCGCCCAAGCTATATATAAATTTACAGTATCTGCACCGCACGCTAAGCAAAATTTACAATATCAATAAAATTTTATTATATTAGGAAATTTATTCCACCGTGCGGTTATAATTTTTTTAATCGTTAATTATTTTCTCCATACCAATCCACATTGCGTGTAAAGTACATAGCAAGAGCAATAACTGCAAATAGTCCTAATGTGCCCATGAGCAATGCATAGTCGGTTAATTGTAATATTCCAAACAAGAATATATAAACCAAAGCTTCTACTATAGCCATAGAAATAGTGTATTTTGGAGATTTGATAATATATCCTATATAAATAGAAGTTAAAGCTGTAACCATCAATGCACTTATAAAATAGCTAACATTAAAGTTAATATGTTCAGATATTGCTAAAAGCAGAAGATAAAATATTGCATTAGCTATGCCTATGAGTATATATTGTACTGGGTGTATACGTTTTTTTGAAAGCACTTCGCATAAAAATAACACAAAAAACGGAATAAATATAAATAATATAGCATATTTTACGCTTCTTGAAGTTTTTTGATAGTTATCATTGAGGAGTAAAAAAGATACTAAAACATTATTAGACTCTTGATTGCTGGTATAATATTGGTTATTGTCTATATTATTTAATCTATTAGCATTTTCATCACTAGTCCAATATTTTGTAAATGAGGTATTAAAACTTGCTATATTCCACTCAGCATTAAAACCGTTATTATTAACTTCTCTTTTTGTTGGTAAAAATCCACCTGTAAAACTAGGGTCTTTCCATTTTGAAGATATTTTAAAAGTGTTTTCAGAAGCTAATGGTGTTATTATGAGAGAGTTCCCGCCTTGAATGTCCATTGTAATATTAAAATCAAAACCGTTTAATATATTATCTCTTGAAATAGTGTACAAAAACTTGTTATTAAACATATTCAAATCTATATTAATATTCTTCTCATAATATTTAATTTCTTCATTATTATTAATTAATATATTAGGAAGTTTCATAAGATTTTTTTTGTTTCCTATGCCCAATATAATCATAGCTTCATCATAAAGTATAATAGTATTGTTTTCATCTAGATTATATATTTCATCATTATATTTATCGAACCTTCCTATAATATTTAACTTAGTATTAAAAATAGGAGCTTTAAAAATACCTCTGCTTAAACTTGTAACTTCAACATCAGCAGTAACATTATATTCATTAGGCATATAAAAAATATATTTTCTTGTGTAGCCTATTTCTTTAGTGTCGCTGTCAATAAACTTTTCTAAATATGGTATAGCAATAACTACCCCCTGTATATTTGCACTGTCTCCCACAGGCTCTATTATAGAAGAGATTGCCTCATTTTGATAACGAATCCTATCTTTTACAACGCTATTTATAAAAGTCATAGGTATTAAAAGCAATAGTCCTAATACCACTATTATTATTATTTTGAATCCTAAAGTTTTAGTTACTTCATTTATGTTTTTTATCATTTTCCATCTAAAACAATGTATATTTAAGTATTATAACTTTATTAAATTAATAATGTAAAATATATTTGTATTTTTATAGAGAGTTATTTGATTTTTTTGTATATTATAATATAATAAAGAAATTATTATATTATATTATTATTTTGTTAGTATAATCATACCTAAAAATAATTTTTTGAATCATATAATAAAATTGGATTTTAAAATGATTAAGGAAAAATTAGATAAAATTAATAAAATCGTATGGTTCATACCATTTAGAGGATTAAGAAATAAGATTAGAGAAAAATTAATAAAACCAGAACAAATAAAATGGATTAATGAATGTATAGAAAAATATAATAGACTAAATAAATCAGGAAGATTTCCAATAAAAAAAGAAAATAATTTTCATATATTTGGAGAAAATATAGCAAATATTGAGTTTGATTCACATTACTTATATCATCCTGCCTGGGCTGCAAGATGTCTTAAAGAAATAAATCCTAAAAAACATATAGATATATCTTCTATCACTTATTTTAGTACAATTGCTTCAGGATTTGTACCAATAGATTTTTATGAATACAGACCGCCGCAAATTTATAATTTAAAAGGATTTACTCCTTGTTCATGTGATATAAAAAAACTTCCATTTGAAGATAATAGTATAGAATCTATATCATGTATGCATGCAATAGAGCATATAGGTTTAGGCAGATATGGAGATGAAGTTGATCCTGATGGAGATATAAAAGGAATAAATGAGCTAAAGAGAGTAACTAAAAATAACGGTCATATACTTTTTGTTGTTCCTGTGGGTAAACCAAGAGTACAATTTAATGCTCACAGAATATATTCTTATGATATGGTAGTGGAATATTTTCAAGGTTGTAAATTAATTAATTATTCTTTAATACCTGATAATTCTGTAAAAGATAGTATTGGTATAATAAATAATGCTACAAAAGAATTAACAGATAAACAAAAATACGGATGCGGTTGTTTTTGGTTTCAAAAAATATAGTTTTGTCATAATGATATTATTCTTTAACTATAATTATGATATATGAAAAATATATTAAACTTATTTCAAAACTAAATTAATAAATATTTATAAAATAAAGTAATACCAATATTTGAGATAAAAAAATGCAGTCTTTTTGGTTCGGCCATACCTGAAGATACTTCCTTCGGTCGCTCTGAAGGACTCCTTTCAGTCGCAAAAGAATTGGGGGGCTACACTAGGGGTACGCTTCGCAGTGGGGTAGTCCCCACAAATAAAAAACTTAAAAATATTTTCTGGTAAACTAAAATCGATATATTCTAAAATAATTATATTTTGTTACATGATTTTTTTATTCAACTTTTTCCCTCGTACGAGCTGTACCACCTTGCCGCACGGTAATGCTATGCTTTAATTATAACTTTTTAGTCGTGCGGGGGAGTGCCTTTTAATGTACAATTAAATTATGAAATTTATAATAGAAATGCAGTTCTTTTGCTTCTTTTATACCAATAAAAGAAGTGGGGGTGCGGGGGCTAGCCCCCGAGAATAAAAAAACATACAAATATTTTTTGACAAACTAAAATCAATATATTCTAAAATAATTATATTTTGATTTTATTCAACTTTTTCCTGCCTTCGCACCCACAGGTACTTCCTTAGGTCGCTGTGCGGGCTTCATCAAAGAACCAAAAAGTGCAAGTACTTTGGCTTTATACTTTATAAATATTTATAAAAGAAGTATACCAATGTTTTAGCTAAAAAATGCAGCCTTTTTGTTTTTTTGGGTTATGCCTAAAGGTGCTTCCTTCATTTGCTAACTTTATACTTCTTTTCTTACAATGCTTTCATTATTATTTATTATTGATATGCAATGATTTTTTACTTTTTTTGATTTTGCTGTATCTAGAACTTTGAAAACAAAATCAAATTTATTATCTATCAAATCTTTTAACTCATCACTGAAAATATAATCAATAAATGATATAGTACCTTGAATATTTGCTGTTATAGAAGTAATAAATGATTTATCTTCTATAATAGATTTCGTTTCTTCTACATTATTTTTTATAAGTGTGATAATATCCTCTTTTAATTCTAATAATGATAAATAAATATCTTTTAATTGCACTTTTTTATCATTAACTAATTTTTCTTTAATCAATAAAATATCTCTGTTATAGAATGTTTTCTGAATAGAAGTATAAATATAAATTTTGCCGTTTATTCCATAATACTTTAATAATTTAGTAGTAATTTCTGATGCTTCATCATTGATACCGTCAAAAGACATTATAGCTGATAAATAATGACTATAATTATCATCATAGTAACGGTTTTCTTTTATATATTTAATGCTTTTAGAAATTATATCATCAAAACTTTTAATAGGTATAACCAGTTCTAATGACTTCACACATCTTTCTTTTAACTTTGCTACAATATAATCAGCATCAATATTATATTTATTATCACCGCTTGCAAGC
This is a stretch of genomic DNA from Brachyspira sp. SAP_772. It encodes these proteins:
- a CDS encoding DUF268 domain-containing protein, which translates into the protein MIKEKLDKINKIVWFIPFRGLRNKIREKLIKPEQIKWINECIEKYNRLNKSGRFPIKKENNFHIFGENIANIEFDSHYLYHPAWAARCLKEINPKKHIDISSITYFSTIASGFVPIDFYEYRPPQIYNLKGFTPCSCDIKKLPFEDNSIESISCMHAIEHIGLGRYGDEVDPDGDIKGINELKRVTKNNGHILFVVPVGKPRVQFNAHRIYSYDMVVEYFQGCKLINYSLIPDNSVKDSIGIINNATKELTDKQKYGCGCFWFQKI
- a CDS encoding cell surface protein, producing the protein MIQKVSKKIKFLVAVIGSLLMTSVSAFGMYGVDGDDWINFLVHGNQLRARMNQLGFTLGNGTIKGTFGVYADQGWMGSILSPSTTENNKVDFNPTLSAGIGYTSDMFGIGVGYNFNYVDKYLQVHTPTLVFNALNNNLRIAAPIQVAVTDKVNGVAGSKFTGVGFNQIELRYYTGIDAFNLIRLYASYKNGTWENGTTKNAIETLGLQLRLYFLNTQVGNVAVNPYIRIEYHQALKGNYATLDQFGRNYTLENMYNNYNNGANAIDLNTQKQSDIYDVSPFYVAVKPILSLAASSDIVSLYFEPGLGYAVTSQKRKEAGSVQETQHYLTWQAYAEMYVTPVEDLEWYFEMDVNGNVNGQQGTSANANLSPVLFETTTGITWYLPSLN
- the creD gene encoding cell envelope integrity protein CreD — encoded protein: MIKNINEVTKTLGFKIIIIVVLGLLLLIPMTFINSVVKDRIRYQNEAISSIIEPVGDSANIQGVVIAIPYLEKFIDSDTKEIGYTRKYIFYMPNEYNVTADVEVTSLSRGIFKAPIFNTKLNIIGRFDKYNDEIYNLDENNTIILYDEAMIILGIGNKKNLMKLPNILINNNEEIKYYEKNINIDLNMFNNKFLYTISRDNILNGFDFNITMDIQGGNSLIITPLASENTFKISSKWKDPSFTGGFLPTKREVNNNGFNAEWNIASFNTSFTKYWTSDENANRLNNIDNNQYYTSNQESNNVLVSFLLLNDNYQKTSRSVKYAILFIFIPFFVLFLCEVLSKKRIHPVQYILIGIANAIFYLLLLAISEHINFNVSYFISALMVTALTSIYIGYIIKSPKYTISMAIVEALVYIFLFGILQLTDYALLMGTLGLFAVIALAMYFTRNVDWYGENN
- a CDS encoding alpha/beta hydrolase; translated protein: MRNILIVLSFLIIFVSCSKSNNNVEGNMDTIITTTNEDGSVTFEQKNIHYSMEYIPNVVYARKDNTDLTLQIMIPRLLNVDTNAKYPLIVYIQGSAWRKQNVYRNLVALGDFARRGYVVAIVEYRPSDTAVFPAQIEDARDAIKFMLDNADKYNADTNNLFVWGDSSGGHTALFTAIPLSDNDNTIPNMNVIIAYYPPTDLLEMRNDPLGSTTGDAESPEGILIGRKNVYDYPEEAKKISPYYEISKAKELPPIFLVHGTGDNLVPFNQSKILADKLKEENRVYEFYALKDADHGDWQFWTKDMFDIVEEFINKYKK
- a CDS encoding glycosyltransferase family 2 protein gives rise to the protein MNLAPVGLVVYNRLEHTKRVIEALKKNTLASETDLYIFSDAPSKKEDEKSVSELREYLKTVKDGFKNVYVYEAEQNLGIKYSTVKAVNTIFENHEYFIGLEDDIETNKYFLEFMNNALNYYKDDEDVVAVTAFAHKQATKRHKHDVIFTYAFHSWGWGTWRNKWNDIAWDTCDTSWYNKSIKHKIFGGVFSWFHLLAIKKAVKNNLYIQNNLWDIYYSFAMYQRKKLCVWPSKKSFTNNIGFDGTGYHKFDFNHGYFENNLDDDYIDIKFLSDKKMNFFEYLIIGIKIGTLSWANGFISMFIKKNLNKQ
- a CDS encoding alpha/beta hydrolase — encoded protein: MKKILMIFIFCLIFVSCNNSSKNEGNNSMNNFTIYTNEEGNIVLEEKNTVFNVDYTPNVIYTNKDGIDLSLQILTPKLKRNDTNSKYPLVLFIQGSRWRKQNVYQNLVVMGDFARRGYVVSIVEYRPSDEAIFPAQIEDARDALNFMINNADKYNVDTNNVFVWGTSSGAHTALFTAIPLSDNDNTIPYMNAIIAYYPPTDILEMRNDPLKTTTGDAESPEGILIGRKNVYDYPEEAKKASPYYEISKADNLPPIFLAHGDTDSVVPFSQSKILADKLKKENRVYEFYTVKNADHSDWQFWTKDMFDVVEKFIKKYTK